A genomic window from Populus alba chromosome 19, ASM523922v2, whole genome shotgun sequence includes:
- the LOC118027825 gene encoding disease resistance-like protein DSC1 produces MASSSAVAQKWKYDVFLSFRGKDTRDNFISHLYDALCRKQIKTFIDDKLERGEEITGALLRTIEESRISVIIFSRNYASSPWCVDELVKILECKKAYGQIVLPVFYHVDPSDVDEQTGSFGNAFAELERNFKQKMDKVPRWRADLTSAANISGWDSQVTRPESRLVEQIVLHILKKLNYASSSDLKGLVGMDSRMKQIEALLCTQLPEVCFVGIWGMGGTGKTTIAGEIFNKIAGEYEGQYFLANVREESENKGGLFRMRDELFSKITEEENLHIRTPRIGHPFIKDRICRKKILIVFDDVNDVDQIEMLLGGCDFGPGSRIILTSRDKQVLKKYADKIFEVEGLNYREALHLFSLHAFKDNQLPYNYMELSVRAINYAKGNPLALKVLGSFLFGRTTKEWESALNKDEKLTRQKVHSVLRISYEALESEEKSIFLDIACFFRGHRVDFVKRILDGCGFKTDIGFSVLIDRCLIKISDDKVEMHDLLQEMAHDVVRKESLDELGRQSRLWNPKDAYQVLTNNLGTGKVEGIFLDVSKLRTENVEGMFLNVSEIREIELSSTAFARLYNLRLLKIYNSVAGDKCTVHLPSGLESLSHELRYLHWDGYPLTSLPCNFRPQNLVELNLSSSKVKQLWRGDQNLVNLKDVNLSNCEHITSLPDLSKARNLERLNLQYCTSLVKVPSSIEHLDKLNDLDLRGCTSLINLPNRINSRCLKSLNLFGCSNLKKCPETARKLTYLNLNETAVEELPQSIGEQSGLVALNLKNCKLLVNIPENIYLLKSLLIVDISGCSSISRVPDFSRNIRYLYLNGTAIEELPSSIGDLRELIYLDLSGCSSITEFPMVSNNIKELYLDGTAIREIPSSIECLCELAELHLQNCKQFEILPSSICKLRKLQRLNLSGCLQFRDFPEVLEPMYCLRYLYLEQTRITELPSPIGNLKGLACLEVGNCKYLNDIECFVDFTVYLYCLRKLNLDGCHISVVPNSLGFLSSLEVLDLSGNNFSTIPLSINQLLELQYLGLRNCKRLQSLPELPPRLLKLDADNCESLNYLESSSSTVVKGNIFEFIFTNCLSLCRINQIMPYSLMKFRLYTKRLHQLPDVPEGACSFFLPGGVSPQWLSHQSWGSTITCQLSSHWANNKFLGFSLCAVIAFHSFGHSLQVKCTYHFSNEHGDNHDLYCYLHGWYDEKHIDSDHILMGFDPCLVAKDDCMFSEYSEVSVEFQLEDMNGNLLPLDLCQVHECGVRLLYEDEIHCIDYYCDALEAMFQGKRAWFQGKRARFQGMSWEDYSVIRRTYEFLEEPDVSKGVSSFCLCGDVTPEWFSHQSWGSTVTCQLSSHWANSEFLGFSLCAIIAFYYFKHSLQVKCTYHFRNKHGDSHDLYCYLHGWNDERRICSEHIFVGFDPCLVVKENDIFSKYNEVSIEFQPEDMNGILLALDICLVRKCGVRLLDAKDKHGLETRLQAQ; encoded by the exons ATGGCATCTTCATCTGCTGTTGCTCAAAAATGGAAGTATGACGTGTTTCTTAGTTTCAGAGGTAAGGATACGCGAGATAATTTTATCAGCCATCTCTATGATGCTCTGTGTCGTAAACAAATCAAGACCTTCATAGACGACAAACTTGAAAGGGGAGAAGAAATTACGGGTGCACTTTTGAGAACAATTGAAGAATCGAGAATTTCAGTGATAATATTCTCAAGAAACTATGCATCTTCTCCATGGTGTGTGGATGAACTAGTGAAGATACTTGAATGCAAGAAGGCATACGGGCAGATTGTTTTACCAGTTTTCTATCATGTGGACCCGTCCGATGTTGACGAACAGACAGGGAGTTTTGGGAATGCGTTTGCTGAGCTTGAAAGAAATTTTAAGCAGAAGATGGACAAGGTTCCAAGGTGGAGAGCTGACTTAACAAGTGCTGCCAATATATCCGGATGGGATTCACAGGTTACTAG GCCTGAGTCGAGACTCGTGGAACAAATTGTACTTcatattttgaagaaattgaattatGCATCCTCAAGTGATTTGAAGGGCCTGGTTGGAATGGATTCACGTATGAAGCAAATCGAAGCCTTATTATGCACACAGTTACCGGAGGTTTGTTTTGTAGGAATTTGGGGCATGGGTGGTACTGGTAAGACAACCATTGCTGGAGAGATTTTCAACAAGATCGCAGGGGAATATGAAGGTCAGTATTTTCTTGCAAATGTGAGGGAGGAATCAGAAAACAAAGGAGGATTATTTCGTATGCGAGATGAACTTTTCTCTAAAATAACAGAGGAAGAAAATCTACATATTCGCACTCCACGTATTGGACACCCTTTCATTAAAGACAGGATCTGCCGTAAAAAGATTCTGATTGTTTTCGATGATGTGAATGATGTGGATCAAATTGAAATGTTACTTGGAGGATGTGATTTTGGTCCAGGAAGTAGAATTATCCTAACATCTAGAGATAAACAGGTCCTTAAGAAATATGCAGACAAAATATTTGAGGTTGAGGGACTGAATTACCGGGAAGCCCTTCATCTATTTAGTTTGCATGCATTTAAGGATAACCAGCTCCCATACAATTATATGGAGCTGTCTGTGAGGGCAATAAATTACGCTAAAGGGAATCCATTAGCACTTAAAGTCTTAGGTTCCTTTCTATTTGGCAGAACGACAAAAGAATGGGAAAGTGCATTGAACAAGGATGAAAAACTAACTCGGCAAAAAGTTCATAGTGTGTTGAGAATAAGTTATGAAGCACTTGAGAGTGAAGAGAAGAGTATATTTCTCGACATTGCATGTTTCTTTAGAGGGCATCGAGTTGATTTTGTAAAGCGGATACTAGATGGCTGCGGTTTCAAAACAGATATTGGATTCAGTGTTCTCATTGACAGGTGTCTCATTAAAATTTCAGATGACAAGGTTGAAATGCATGATCTTTTGCAAGAAATGGCCCATGACGTTGTTCGTAAAGAATCTCTTGATGAGCTAGGAAGACAGAGCAGATTGTGGAATCCAAAAGATGCATATCAAGTGTTGACCAATAATCTG GGAACTGGAAAAGTTGAAGGGATATTCTTGGATGTTTCAAAACTAAGAACTGAAAACGTTGAAGGGATGTTCTTGAATGTTTCAGAAATAAGAGAAATAGAGTTGAGTTCTACAGCCTTCGCAAGGTTGTATAATCTTAGACtgctaaaaatttataattctgtAGCTGGAGATAAATGCACAGTGCACCTTCCTAGTGGCCTCGAGTCTCTTTCTCATGAGTTGAGGTATCTCCATTGGGATGGATACCCTTTGACATCTTTGCCTTGCAATTTTCGTCCACAGAACCTTGTTGAACTTAACCTATCATCTAGCAAGGTTAAGCAACTGTGGAGAGGAGACCAG AATCTCGTCAATTTAAAAGATGTCAACCTCAGCAATTGTGAGCACATAACTTCCCTGCCAGACCTTTCAAAGGCCAGAAACCTTGAGAGATTGAATCTTCAATACTGTACAAGTTTGGTTAAGGTTCCTTCATCTATAGAGCATCTGGACAAGCTTAATGATTTAGATTTGAGAGGCTGCACAAGCCTAATCAATCTGCCCAATAGAATTAATTCAAGATGTCTGAAGAGTCTTAACCTTTTTGGTTGTTCAAATCTCAAGAAGTGCCCAGAGACTGCAAGGAAACtgacatatttaaatttaaatgagacTGCTGTTGAAGAGCTTCCCCAATCAATTGGGGAACAAAGTGGACTTGTTGCGTTGAATTTGAAAAACTGCAAACTCCTGGTGAATATTCCAGAAAACATATATTTGTTGAAATCTCTTCTAATCGTGGACATCTCTGGCTGCTCATCTATCAGCAGGGTTCCTGACTTTTCGAGGAATATTAGATACTTGTACTTGAATGGAACTGCAATAGAAGAACTGCCATCTTCAATTGGTGATCTAAGGGAACTCATTTATTTAGATCTTTCTGGTTGCTCAAGTATCACGGAGTTTCCAATggtttcaaataatataaaggAGTTGTATTTAGATGGGACAGCAATAAGAGAGATTCCCTCTTCAATTGAATGTTTGTGTGAACTTGCTGAATTGCACCTGCAAAACTGCAAACAATTTGAGATTCTTCCAAGCAGCATCTGTAAGTTGAGAAAACTACAAAGGCTTAATCTCTCAGGTTGCCTCCAATTTAGGGATTTTCCAGAAGTTTTGGAGCCGATGTATTGTTTGAGATATCTCTATTTAGAACAAACACGCATAACAGAGTTGCCTTCACCGATTGGAAATCTGAAGGGACTTGCCTGCTTGGAAGTGGGAAACTGCAAATATCTAAATGACATCGAATGTTTTGTTGACTTCACCGTGTATTTATATTGTCTGCGTAAGCTAAATCTAGATGGTTGCCATATATCGGTAGTGCCAAACAGTCTTGGTTTTCTATCGTCACTGGAAGTGTTAGATCTAAGTGGAAACAATTTTAGTACTATTCCTTTAAGCATCAATCAACTCTTGGAGTTGCAATATCTAGGATTAAGGAATTGCAAGAGACTTCAATCATTACCGGAGCTTCCACCACGGCTATTAAAGTTGGATGCAGACAATTGCGAGAGTTTGAATTATCTAGAATCAAGCTCATCAACTGTAGTTAAGGGGAAcatttttgaattcattttcaCTAATTGCTTGAGCTTATGTAGGATCAATCAAATCATGCCGTACTCATTAATGAAATTTCGACTTTATACCAAAAGGCTCCATCAG CTACCCGATGTTCCAGAAGGGGCATGTAGTTTTTTCCTCCCTGGAGGTGTCTCTCCACAGTGGCTTAGCCATCAAAGTTGGGGATCTACAATAACATGCCAGCTGTCTTCACATTGGGCTAATAACAAGTTCTTGGGTTTCTCTCTTTGCGCTGTCATTGCATTTCATTCTTTCGGCCATAGTTTGCAAGTTAAATGCACATATCACTTCAGCAATGAGCACGGTGATAACCATGATCTCTATTGCTATCTCCATGGTTGGTATGATGAGAAGCACATTGACTCGGATCACATACTCATGGGATTTGATCCTTGCCTGGTTGCTAAAGACGATTGTATGTTTAGTGAATACAGTGAGGTCTCAGTTGAATTCCAACTAGAAGATATGAATGGCAATCTCTTACCATTGGATCTTTGTCAAGTACATGAGTGTGGGGTCCGCCTACTGTATGAAGATGAGATACATTGCATCGACTATTATTGTGATGCATTGGAAGCAATGTTCCAAGGCAAGAGAGCATGGTTCCAAGGCAAGAGAGCAAGGTTCCAAGGCATGAGTTGGGAGGATTATTCTGTCATACGTAGGACCTATGAATTCTTG GAGGAGCCCGATGTTTCAAAAGGGGTATCTAGTTTCTGCCTCTGTGGAGATGTAACTCCAGAGTGGTTTAGCCATCAAAGTTGGGGATCAACAGTAACATGCCAGCTATCTTCACATTGGGCTAATAGTGAGTTCTTGGGTTTCTCTCTTTGCGCTATCATtgcattttattatttcaaacataGTTTGCAAGTTAAATGCACATATCACTTCCGCAATAAGCACGGTGATAGCCATGATCTCTATTGCTATCTCCATGGTTGGAATGATGAGAGGCGCATCTGCTCAGAGCACATATTTGTGGGATTTGATCCCTGTCTAGTTGtcaaagaaaatgatatatttagtaaatataatGAGGTCTCAATTGAATTCCAACCGGAAGATATGAACGGCATTCTCTTAGCATTAGATATTTGTCTAGTACGCAAGTGTGGGGTTCGTCTACTTGATGCCAAAGATAAACATGGATTGGAAACAAGGTTGCAAGCCCAATGA